The genomic window GTATTTCAGAAAGTTTAGTCTGTGCTGGAAAGAGTGTTccatcaaagaaacgtggacgcCCATCCCTAGAAGAAACCTCTGCAGCTCAACCAGTTCTTCAACGGAGGAAGGGCGAAGTTAGGCCAAATGTGGATATCCAGATTGATGGAGTGGATCATCTGCCACTTCATGATGGCGATAAATTGGGCTCGCGGTGTAAGATGCCCAAGTGCATTGGGCGATTGCACATTTCATGCAGGAAATGCAAAGTACACCTGTGTTTGTCTAAAGACAAGAACTGCTTTGTGACATATCATACAAAGTGATTGCCATTTGGtccttttgtactttttttttaaatttttgtaggaacttttattagttttttagtGGTGTAATTTTAGATATTTGTGTCAAAGCTGTGTTTTATGAACATAATTCTAAGAATGTGTGTGTcctcaaatggaaaaaaaatgcttTGCTATACTAAGTTATAAAATGATTGAAATTATGCCTAATAGGTACCATGTTTTTTAGATTAATAATTCATTTGAGTGAGGGTGTGGTGTcgtaaattaattttgtagttgGTTTGTGTATAATTAGTGTTTTATAGCTATTTTTGTGTATTGTTAGATGTATTTCGATTACTAATTGGATGTCATGTTCAATTTCAGGGCTACATACATTTTGCATCACTTGAATCGTTTTGTGTACAAttgtgcacatattttttttcaatataaaaataaaaaaattgaagaaaaaaaaatagtgcatgATTCTGAGAAAAATGTACTGATATCaactaaacataaataattttttttcagagtttTATAAAATCAGTTCTGAAAGGGTTAATAATGTCCACGATTTTTGGTAATGGAAAaggaaaattgttttatattcacTCTTCGGTTATTTTGCTCTTTAGTcttgattgtttatttttaaatattttttttcttcagtaacTCTATATTGTCCTTGCTCCAGTATAAACATGAAGCTGGGGTGTGCTGCAAGTAATTTCTTGAAGAATGTTAAGCGATTTGGATTGCGCTATTCATTAGAATTATCAGTCCGACACTATGGTTATGAAGCCAGTGGTAAAACAACAGTTACTATATTGAACAAAGAATTGAGTCTGGGGTTAATGGTAGATTCATTTAGTCaggtaagtaatattttatttttatttgtatattgatCGAGTTAGGTTTTTTATTAGTCCTGTAGCAACTTACCAGGAAAACTATTCTGGAAACAATATTTCCAGTTTATGTTCTTTGGTGGTTCCTTGAAACTCCTTTTATTATTATGAAAGTTACCTAACTGTTCCCACCATTTACAAACGTAGCAAACCGAccctaacaaatatttttttacattatttaaaatgttgttactTGACCAAAACAATTGTATaaactattttaaagtattataaatgtagctaacctaaccaatcgtTAAAACAGTAAACTATGGACCGTTAAATTACTTGAATTATCACATCGTGCTTTCACAAAATGGTTAGTTGTAAATTAGAAACCAAAAAGTAAtccattttccaaattttttttttttcagttatagtgCTCTTGTATAAAGTCacttaaatatttcaataaattctTAATGCAAGTGCTTTTTGAAATAAAGAGAATCAagcatatgcatatatatatatatatatatatttatttttggatttttcaATCAACACTATGGTATATTATTGTGGGGCTTTGTAATGTTTCAGGGAGGTATTTCcctgtaaattttgatattttggaTGTGTTACTCTCTCAAAGTACTTATTCtccatatttacatattttatatggatttcatgtcattgtcattCCTGGCCTGTAATGAACAACAGAATGAAGTGCAGTTGCCATAATTGGTTaaagatattttgtaaatctaaatatatataactcaaaggtgactgactgactgactgacatagtgatctatcaacgcacagcccaaaccacgggacggatcgggatgaaatttggcatgcagatagatgttatgacgtaggcatccgctaagaaaggattttgattaattctacccccaaggggataaaataggtaccactcactgactcactcatcacaagatctctaaaactatacacccgattgacttgaaatttagcatagttactcattttgtgatgtagacgctcactaagaacggattctgcggaaatccgatcccaaggggagtttcgggggcgtaatatatcaaaatttccagtttttggtaggaaatcaccatggcaacgacttactttgttgatgcttcatttgtctctatggcaacgactatttcattgttagtgcagtcctcatcatcgttgaaattttggcgggtactttaaaatatcaaaaattgccctttttttcaagtatatatattttacagacttgaaacttcacagtaatgtaccttattttatgcaggatgacattttctgaaaattagatcctatgggtggttaaaaccaggcaacagtgggtactttgtctgcatgagaacatgattttgcattgttcatgccttctgcatttccatggcaacgggcatcgcgcggcagtggcgtacccacaaggaggggcatgtataatgagcggcgcaagagtgatctgcctgtagactgccttagcgaagtacgggtacatcagttgtacgttgcgtgcacaagtcgggaaagcatcggtgctattcattttctctccggtacattatacagcattgtaataaattttcactgaatttttttttatttaccattactgtaaatgggagatgtggcttaatttttttctattagtatagccgtgcgaagccgggtcgagcAGCTAGTCATATTATAATATAGtgtttgtattttaatgtatTCATTATTGTTATAATGTGTGCACTTTTCTAGAGAAGCTACTTCAGCCATTTCAGTACTTTAAATGTCTCTTAAAGAAATGAAACCAACCATTCAAGGAATTTTaccaatttttaatgtagctaatctaacctaattaGCAGTTATAACATTAAACTACTCGTGGACTGCTTCAAATATCACAATGTCTTTACAGAATCGTCAGATATAACTAATGAAACTCATAAATATCTTTATGGAATTTTATTTGGGTAAACTGTTTCAGAAGAGCATCTACTCAAGAgaatttgcaaattttttcacATGTTTATTAATATCTTCAGTTTATATTATTAGCTATTAAGCTAAATAATTCAAGTTTATTCTTAGGATATTTGTAGTCGTGTTAAGGTAGGTAATTTTCTTGCACTTTCTTCAACACTGTTTACAGTGTGTAAGCGATAGCAACTAGTGTTAATAAGAAATTTGCATGGTTTAGAGGTccatttcgttaaaaaaaaaaagccttaatTTGGCCTTTTTTACTACATATAATTTGTGAATGTGAgaactaccaattttttttatcctgatAATAAgccacttatatatttttttaagaagatTTTGATGAATACTTACTattgtttaaattaataagtaGATGCACAAATTTTAGTGCAATGGAAATTCAAAACAATGTTATCATGCGAGTATCAGAACGATTGTGTGTGAtggatatttataataaaatactgaaaagaCATGTAAGTTATGTAAACTGTGTTTGACATATCTTTCAGCTTGGCTTTCGGCTGAACAATGGAATGAGTGTTCTCGGACCCATGGCTATCTTCCCACGCTCAGTTCTTAGTTGGAATGTGGAGTCGTCCCGTGACATCAACGAGGATTCACTTTCATTGTTTTTTGTACTAGAACCAAAAATAGGTAAGCTTTATGAATAATAAAAGTCTTTAACAATGGTTTGTATACAATTTTGGTAATTGATAAGTATATAATGTTAACATGTGGTATATTACATAAGCAATAGTTTCATAAAGAAcagtgttagttttttttttttttttgccataaaaCAAAAACAGGAAATTATATTGAAGGTTTAACTGTCACAGTAaaagttttcattattttattgttaaaattggTTAATGGGTACAGTTTTAGAAATAACATTAGTTTGTagatttttacatctttttttattGATTTGCATGAAGTTacataattgtaatttattatttctatTCTAGACGACTCAGTTCCTGTAATGTTTGCTAGAATATGTACAACTTATTGCTGGAAAAGGTTGTCATTTTGATTCAGTAAAAAATATAGCATGTCAAAAAATACATGCTTTGTTAGCCTGTGTTCTAATGTGCATTTGTTTATATATTGTGTGAGTGCGTGTGCTGCTTCATCACAGTTTATCCCTTTTTAATTCTGTGACATTTTAATCTGGTGAATGAGATGCAGGttccatacctgccaacttgtacgattttcccgtaatttgtacggaaaataattcatattacgaTTGTACGGAAATTCGGAACATTTTACGATTTTTGTCTGTTCAAAAATGCAGTATAATATTTTAGTGCCCATATATATGTACCATTTGAGcagcatttgttattgtttaacaACATGGCGTCTGCGATAATATGAGAATAATGGAGTCAGAGAAAACCGTTCCGAAaggaaagtaatttttgtaagtttcgtTGGTACACAGCAGGCTGGATGGCAACTGATCTTGCTAACCTTTTGTGCGGAAGAGTCATgaaggtaaatattttatatgttagcCCTTGTACGAAAAGTAAGATAATATGATTTCATAATGGCTACGAGTAGTAAAAAACAATATGGACAGGTGTTTCGGTCATCTTACTCAGAATTATTTCTTTCATTACTAAGAGTGAAAAAGGCtctaattttgcgttttgtagtgttTGTCGTTGCGACATTAATGTTTCCCATGGCGGCAAGCACGATATTTCCTATCACGCCAAGAGCTTTAAACATGCAAATAACGCAAAGcttgcagaagaaaacaaaaaaatcagtAGTTTCTTTTCCGTGAACCTTAACAGTGATGGTGATGTGATTAGGgcggaatgttattttacaagctTTTTAGTGGAACATAACCTTCCATTCAGCGTCGCCGACCACGCCGGGCATTTGTTTCGAAAAATATTCCCAGGGTCTGATATCGCCAAAATGTACAGCTTTGGGCGCACTAAAACAGCAGCAATAGTAAAATAAATGGCTTCCAATACTACTACTTCAGTAGTAAAGTGCTTGCAAAGTGGCCCATATACACTAGCTACTGATGGAAGCAATGACACAAGTAATAAGTTATATCCTCTCGTGGTAACTTATTACAACCCTGACTGCAGGTTAGTAACTAGTTGTGTTTTGGCCATACCTTCATTGTAAGGTGCTTCTATTGGTAAAAATATTGGGCAGTTATTGCTATCAGAACTTGAAAGTATGAATGTGCCAATTCATAATTGTATATGTTTTGGCTGTGATAATGCAGCAGTTATGGTTGGAGTTAAAAATGGTGTTATATCTGTATTAAAAGAAAAGCAGCCAAATTTAGTAGTCATAGGTTGTCTGTGCCACTTTATTAATTTGGCTGCAGAAAAGGCTTCTGCGAGTTTGCCAGTGAGGGTGGAAGAAATACTTGTAGACATTTATTACTTTTTGGAAAAAAGCTCCAAAAGAAAGGAAAGGTTGCGTGACTTTCAAGGTCTCCATGCTACTGTACAGTATCTGCAGAATTCCAGTGCACAGTCAAGTGGTCGTAGGGAATaagtcactgttttttttttccctacactgtgtgtttgtgtggcagttttgtgtacatattaacattaactcataaGTAGCAAATTGAACTACATTGGCaagaagtgatatttttttttctgaactgatAGTAATGACATGCTCTAAAGTGAACTTAGTTTTATGATTTGTGCTCCAAAGGGAAGAAACTAAAGGACTTATGATAAAGGCCTATCtcagtaagaaaaaatatatatatacattaacttGTGTACAAGtgtattaaatcatttattttgcattcaagctgttaagttttaataaattacagtaaCTTTTTATTTAACGTTCGTATTTTGGGTAGAGACGTGGTGTTGTCAATGCAAAATAAACACATGTTTTCCGGATCACTTATTTTAAACATCGCGCCTGATTTACGCTATAGATTTGTTAATTTGGAAATCTTACTGCTTGCACTCCtaacaagttggcaggtatgagGTTCCATCTATATTGTCCCTCTCTTACTGCTTGTGTCTTGAGCACGTAGGAGGCATTCAAATGATGTCTGCACCCAGTGTTTACATTTTAATAGCACTATATTTTTGAACATGACTGTCTCTAAGAGAAGCCTTTGCTCCTcaacctgtgtgtgtgtgtgatggcgaagaattataacattatttgtggtgttttttatttttacagatattcttgtacttggcATTGGAGACGAAGGAAACAACTTTCGTTTGTGGGAAGACTTGTACAGAACCATACACAGGCACAAAATTAACGTAGAAATATTGCCAACAGAACAAGCTTGCAGCACATTTAACTTCCTCAATGTCGAAGGTCGTTGTGTTGCCGCCGGCCTTATCCCGCCAGTGACTCTGCGTCACAGTGACGATGATGTGCTACTGACCAAACTGAATCAAAAAAGACTTTTTGAATTAAATGTGATTGACGATAAGTGACTCGCAGGAAACGAAACTAAGTATAACACAGTTTGTTTTTCCAAGGTACTGAAAAATTGGTTATGCATAGCAAACAAGAGAAGTGGTTATCACCCATTTTCAGGCTGTACTAACAGCTTAAAGGGATTTGTGATATTGCTTTTGATGCCTAGAAAGAGatttagaatttaaaataaaatatttaaaatcattcaaaaaatgtaatttttggggAATCATTCAGTAAGAAGATTGAGAGCAAGTAGCAGacttaattgattttattttgttaaatgcaCAAGCAgattgtatttataaacttttaatttaagTGGTAATACGAATCAtgagataaaaattatacaagtaagtattttaaataatcaaattgtACGGTTATGTTTATTTGGGACATAGGCTTTTTATTTGTTGAACGTATTTGGTTACTATGAATTGATTCTGCTGGAAAACAGTGATAATTTCACTTTTTCATAAAAGTGTATGCACACCATTCTTTACATCTTCTCTCAGGCAAAGTTCATAACTTTAGTGAGGCAGttcctcataaaaaaaaaaagatggaataTATACTTGctatcagtggcgtagcgtgccatctcggcgcctggggcgaaagacccattttgccgcccccattctataggtgcttaattaaaattaaatttcacatgcaatgaggtaccttttattgaagttaaaaataggatgagcggttttacaagcggattctacgggccttatgagcagcgaagtcagaaataactttgtcaaaatcaatattagcagccaattactgttcaatcgacaatatagccaagtttgatagtctagcggagctcatagtagatctgaggtaattttttattagcttcaacttcgaaaaacttctctcacacttgcaacactaatcgccaaagtcaaataatatatacgaatcaagatgactatatttggaaccgaaattccgagattcagtttttgaatgaactggaggagctccagtggtcctttaccacttatatcttcctctgattcagaacaggcaacaacaacaaactgctgagtgcgaaagagaggcatcgacacgggccgacgcgtgaaacaaaagattttttatgggtaattaacataataaggaatgccgctcaactcggctcgcgggcgccgggcggcgcggcgtgatgcgatgttgccgttcgtatgtaaacaaacaaacgttataaagagctctgtcagtgatttcgcagtttttcttttaaataaatattaaaaaatagttggtgcgcaaaattttagataaaaatggaacattatagtgtgtctgacacatgtaatgaatgaatcatagatcagatctcaacccgcttcaccggcgacccgcccccgcgggctgccgcccggggcgggccgccccctccgccccacccacgctacgccactgcttgctATCttattaatttaccattcaaggcAACTTAAAATTTGAACTATTAATAAGGAACTTTTTGGAAATCATGGAATCTGTTGGAATAATTTTAAggaaaatgaagattaaaaatttGCAAGACTGGTTAGTAATGCCATTCCCCTCTCACAGTGCCAATGTGGGTTGACAACTGCCTTCCAGCCTAGTCACTACAAAGTGAAAATTACTGTCAACTCTGCTCAAGAAACTACAAGTTCGTAAGTTGTAATGTGTGTTGCATATTTTTTTCCTATGTTCAACATTGTAAGCACCAATCACTGAATACATTTGTAATGGTTTTGCTATTTTAATgcaaaggaataattttttttaatataatagaaCTGCATATCTATCAAGCAAATGATCAGTAAGTACATACACTagtacattttataatttatttttcatgaagAATCATCACGTATCCTGAATACCCCAAAAAGGACCATTGCTGTACTTGTAAGTCAACACAATGAAACAATAAACCAATAGTCTTCACATAAAAGAGTAAAGTGCCAGTGTTCAAAACTGTAGTGATAATCACTCTTAATGTTTACTTTCATAAATAATTCAACAAAACAatgtttatacaaaatatatttcttcaaaatgatgcacatacatatttattatataGACACAATCAAATTCAATATTAGAAATAGAAAGATTGTATCTaaaaccaacattttaaaaataaatatatataatttgcaTTAGCGGTGGTAAAACAAATAGTTTTTGTCATAATGTTAACTGCAGCTGGTacaggaaactttttttttaagatttttcaaaGTCGAGACTTAAAAATTGACATACTGTAATGTGGGTATACTTTGCACCTACAGGGGTAACATTGTACTatactcaaaaatatttatagtatatTGGTGGGCTAACAATAAACTAAACTATTTGCACCAATTGAGTAAATCCGAAACCTTTTTGAGAGCATATTTTGCAACCATGTTGGTATATCTATGACTTCGATATCTGTCAAACTGTCAGCTGTTATGTCAGCTGttgaaagagatttttttttctggccaaCAATACACTGCAGAACTTTCCATCTCCATatgttgcaaaaaaaagtaattataatgttATATTATTCTTTAATTCACCCTCCACAAGGATAAGTATAGTTACATTTCGCAAGAAGTCGCTAAAATTTACTATGAGCAAATTTTGTAAACATgttcatttttgaggttatgtcagGTTACATTGGAACAAAccaaaaaattagattttatttaaaatacataagataTATAAGTATGTAGAAACACCTTTAaaacaatacagtagaatcccgctgatgcgacccctcacggtttccggaaaaacggacttataaacggaatggtcgcaatagagaattcgggccaattttaccaccccccccccccccccccctaaaattataaagtgaatttgcgtcacgcgagttcggctatgctagccggctggttgttattttcgttcaaaacgtggcgaaggaacttgtgtggatcaggtagaaaacatttggctataaacgaaagatataagaacaatgctatcctgaaatgctgtgccatgtttttggagtagataatcacagcgacagactgacaggatgcgctcccgccctccCATCAGCGatatttattttgacagctcaagcaattatcttttcaacatcccttcacagcgtaaaataaaaaaaataaaaaaacacgtgtGAACGGGTAAATGAGGGGAAGGAGAGCGGAACTGCTGGCTGCTCACGCATCTACTCGCCAGTCGCCACTGTCTGGCGGTGCGCGCGCGCGTGCGTATGTGCGCGCGCATGTGTGTGTgaggctggcgaccagcagcatcgttagctagcgagTCTGTGACGGTAAATGTctaccttgaccacttccgcttactgcagggctcgctattttttatctctgtctccccctcccacaaatatattggctggcaggtctcgccctcttcaccttctttatcttatctctcacacacacttgaagcacctaatacgtcgcgtccctcaaatttttcaatttcaaattgctgccttccttctgtactgcatttataatttcttctctctttttaagaatcgtgaagagagtagacttcggaatgccatatttctgtgctatcttcgtcttggaaattgtcttcttatccacttgctggataTCCTCAATTTTTCATTAGCGACAAACTGGCTCGCTTTATACTCATTTTCACGAATCTACGAGTCCGTGTAAATTGAAAAACGAGTCACAATCGTCAAACGGGACCGGGActgggacggcaatagacgcgcgcgtagatgctatcaggtgatgcacgcagtttaccggtattggctagcgtggatagtctagaggggtggtatctatttttagccgtcttttgtctgcctgcttacagtacagcgctcgccaagataaacgtgaacacacagcgcccgacaaagtgtaacagacttgtttttcagccgattttactcaaattttcgactttctctgcttaaatttttcacggttcctcaaaaaacggtcgtataaacggaatggacgcatcagaggggggtcacatcggcgggattctactgtacatacaattaataaatttgtttataaattgttttaGACATGGGCAGAAAATACACTAGACAGTCTTGTTCTCGTTAATATGCAGACTACTCTTCTGCTACTCCTGCCTGAAAGAAATCAGAAGTGGACGGATCACTCGGAGCTGCAGCTCTTAAGTACAAAATTCCTAGACGCACTATCACAAACAAACTAAAGGGCAAGTACACTAACAAAGTAGGTAAACCAACTTTTCACAGCAGAAGAGGAAGTGGCCTTCGTTGAATGTATAATTGTGAAGAGTGTGTATGGTTTTCCCTATGACACAGAACTATGTTACATTGTTCACTGTTATCTTGCAAAATTGGGGAGGACAGTTCGCGCTTTCAGAAAAAACATCCCTGGAAAAAAGTAGGCAAAGAGTTTCCTAATGCGACATCCACAGCTGACCGTTCATTTTGCTGCGAACATCAAAAAAAGTAGAGCAGCTGTAGATGAGATCATTCTGAAGGAATGTATTTCCACTATTGTAGAATCTTTAAGGATGTTGACCCCCTCTAATGTGCATAACTATGACGAAACAAACCTAACAGACAATCCAGGGTCAAAGAAAGTGTTTACGAAACGAGGTATGAAATATCCTGAAGCTATCTGTAATGCATCTAAAGCCAGTATTTCGATTATGATGTGTGCAAGTGCTACTGGTGAATTACTTGCACCCTTTGTTGTATATCGATCAAAACACTTGTGGTCAACATGGACTGAGAGTGGGCCTCAGAATACACAATTTGGGAACTAGAGTTCAGGATGGTTTTATTCAGAAATGTTTGAATTCTGGTTTATGAGTGTAATTTTGCCAGTTTTGAAGAAGGAAGAGAAAAAGGTGTTGATAGGGGACAATCTTCCTTCACACATGACTGGAACTGTAAGAGGAACAATACTTCCTTTATGTGTTTACCACCCAATAACACCCATCTTACCCAGCCATTAGATGTGGCATTCTTCCATCCCATGAAGTGTGAATGGAGGAAGATTTTACATGAGTACAAATGCAGTCCAGCTGGATTATCAAGCAGTGTTTAGCAGAAACAGGACTTTCCTAAACTGTTGAAGACTTTGATGGACAATATGGCACAAAATGCAGAGGAAAATTTGAAATCTGGTTTTAGAAAATTTGGAATTATACCCTGTGATTTTTTGCCCTTGCTTGAACATTTACGTACCAGGCCATGTTTCTGATTGTTCTGTAATTGAAggaatttttaagtcattttttgagaaaaagagAGCAGATGCTACATTTTCAGGAGTGCGCAAGAGAAAGTTAAAAGTGTCTGTTGATGCTGGGAAGAATCTTGCTGCTGAACTTCATTTGGACATGTCTAATTCTTAAAATATTCCCAACATCTTTTCATATTCTATGCCTAAGAAAAGAGCATTGAACAAACACATCATAAGTTCAGACTTTACACTTGGACTCTGATGATTCTTTTTCCATTCACAATGAGTCTAAAAGCTCAGAAAATTCTTCTGATGTTGAACAAGAAGATCCTGGAGATGGTATAAATGAGAACATAGATCTTGCGCTCAAGCCAATCAAGAAGAAGATTGGGACATTTGTGGTGTTTTCTTATGAAGATGAGTTGTACACTGACAAGATCATACAATTTAATGACGATGAAGATATTATTTTGTCCATGCAAAAGTCATCTTCTAACTGGAAGTGGCCAACAAATCCATACAAACTGTCTTATAAATGGGATGCCATTCTTGGGTCAATAAACCCTCCTAAACCTGAAACAGAACCTGTTACAGAACTGAGTTATCATGGTGTTTGGAAGTTTTAATTGTACCATACCAGCTCctgataaatattacaaatattaaattattaatgataAGAAGTTATTGTTCTTGTGGTTTGTTTAGTGACTCGTAGAATTATGAGGTTTTGTATCATACTGGGCTGGTTTTGATGGATGTACCTAATGTCTTGCCAGTATAGAGTCATTATGGTCAAAATGAGTGTGCTgaaatgagaatggagcattgTTAAATTGTTAGTTAGCAGCTTGCTGCAAACATCAGCCACATTTTCCCTTTTGAAATAACTTGCTTACTGTCCTCCCCACTTTCTAacattgtttacattaat from Bacillus rossius redtenbacheri isolate Brsri chromosome 1, Brsri_v3, whole genome shotgun sequence includes these protein-coding regions:
- the LOC134541122 gene encoding NADH dehydrogenase [ubiquinone] 1 alpha subcomplex assembly factor 3 isoform X1, whose translation is MKLGCAASNFLKNVKRFGLRYSLELSVRHYGYEASGKTTVTILNKELSLGLMVDSFSQLGFRLNNGMSVLGPMAIFPRSVLSWNVESSRDINEDSLSLFFVLEPKIDILVLGIGDEGNNFRLWEDLYRTIHRHKINVEILPTEQACSTFNFLNVEGRCVAAGLIPPVTLRHSDDDVLLTKLNQKRLFELNVIDDK
- the LOC134541122 gene encoding NADH dehydrogenase [ubiquinone] 1 alpha subcomplex assembly factor 3 isoform X2 → MYNYLCINMKLGCAASNFLKNVKRFGLRYSLELSVRHYGYEASGKTTVTILNKELSLGLMVDSFSQLGFRLNNGMSVLGPMAIFPRSVLSWNVESSRDINEDSLSLFFVLEPKIDILVLGIGDEGNNFRLWEDLYRTIHRHKINVEILPTEQACSTFNFLNVEGRCVAAGLIPPVTLRHSDDDVLLTKLNQKRLFELNVIDDK